Genomic segment of Eupeodes corollae chromosome 2, idEupCoro1.1, whole genome shotgun sequence:
TATAAGAAGTGAGCATCGCGTCGTGAAGTCTTGATGGTCGAGGCGAAGCATAGGATTCCCTCTCTTGATGGAATAACCttccttgttttgtttgttattagttttttctttttgtctaaTTTGTGCATTTAACCGCAATTAACCAGTGAAactgaaatataaattataaatagcaATTGCCCTTGCTTCCTTTAACCAACTAACccttatatttatttcaaagggatttttctgcattttgcatcatcatcatcgaaagTGCATTATTTGCATAAACAGCCACCccttttgttttaacaaattaattgcGGTTATTGTCAATGGCACTTGATGacattgtattttgtattgaagcTGATAGgttttacatttaatattttcaaaatgaaaaggaTGAGGTTTCTAATGCAAAAGTTTAGAAATAACTAACTAATGGCAATACCGTATATAGTTTGGGCGCCAGTGTACATTGGTTGGGATATGGGATTATTTCGAATTCGAATTAGTGTGGATATGAACCTTTCGATGGTTGGAAATTTTTGTAGTTCTTTTATTAAACCAATGGGCGTAAAATCGATAGGGAGATTCATTTTAGGTTTTAACAgattttgtcaaataaaatagaaaataaatttgaactcAAAACAGTAACGTTCGTAAAAATAAGGAAAGACGTCTGGTTCGGTAGTAATATAACGATTTTATGATTTTGAGCGGCATTTATTTGGTGGAGCGTTGAATTTGTATCTCTCTGGCTGCATTAGCAAACGAACAAAGTTGCCTCAACTAGGAGCACGGAAAACCGGCGCGTTATAGTGGAGAAGCGTTGTGCAGATTGTAGTACCATCATTGAACTATTTTTTACCTGCGaccgacatataggaactatgtgGCAAGtattcgaactcgagattttaatcaaacatgacattacgatggtacaGCACAAAGCATTGGGTCGGTTGACTACAaaattggaaattaaggttgtttttatttcgaaattcgataacTGCGacataccaaaaaaatatttttaaaacaatttgaaaaattggatataaaaaatcaatttacaaaagaaacctctacaacatttttcaaataaaaattttggaaatttgttttttttttttttttaattaaatatttataaaaaacagaaTTTATGTTCtagaaaattaacttttttgcaggtacatttttaaatttcaaaatacaggAAATGGTTTTGAATAGTCTGTTTGAATGCATGAGAAAGTTGGTACGACCCagttgtgcattttatttttctttgaggaTAAGTTTGGAAACAAAGTTGCGGTGAGCAGTGAAGGGCGGGTTCAGACTTTTGACTTACGTTCACACGCTTAACATAAAGTTTTTACTCtcggcttaaaaatgttctttaatgttctgtaaagaaggctaacaaaatttaagtaacaCAATGcgtatcttaaccttaaatgtacacTCAATGAATAGTCTAACAATTGAATTTAGTCGACTCTTTACAtataaaagcattccaagattttaACAGTTACAATACtttagagggtttttgttgctttcacatagaaatgtaagaaattgttttaaaacttagattttttccaaaaagaatatattctttttgtttccatttctattaatacgaaaaacgctacaaaaatttaaaaaaacctacaaaatgaGAAACAATCTGATACCAAgaattttctggatttttttgACGTAATTTTTTCGGAATCAATTtgcgggagtctattattacttgCGTTGATTGAAGCTGATGCTAgttaatattttgatcttaaaggagtcaacaaaacttaaaaattgtagagagaaaactGTTTGGTCGTTGATTGTAAGtacagaatatttttgaatataaaataaaaacaaataagttgggaaaaaACTTTTGTGTGGTACTCACAatttacacgtttcagaatttcttttcacttcagttatcaagagattcaaatattttatattaatagatataaaacgtgcattgtgtttttcaattagccattagtgtACCAAAAGTGTTACTTTTgcttttttgggacatttatatttttgaaattaaaagaaatataatgcacgactgggtcgcgaGAACTTaatgaatttctttaaaaaagtctgttaaaaatatttcctatattttaaaatttaaaattaagtttgtctcaaaaattttaatgttattttaattctCAAAAACCCTAGATTAACTTaatctttttttcgaaaatcattagagcgtttttttttaaattaatttttttaaattttgtctttaacatatttttggtatgcagatatttatttcttatatatttatgtacataatatataaattttacatataaatttccttacaaaatatttataaaaaattatcatcaatttaaaaagttgaccattgacaagagcttgcattaaaagagaagattattgaaattggtcgataagttcttgagaaaacttaaaaacaaaataacggttttatgatGAGGAGTACCTttttggagcaatacgaaatttttttttctgtagaaAGAAGCcgtattaagaaaacaaataagagaacgtttaaaaaaaaagtctatcggataatttttgaaaaaaaacaacttttcgtTGTTAAACCAAACAATTTGTGAGAAGACTGCTGTTATTTATCttattaaaaagatacaaataaaacgCCCTAAGCTAATCGGCTGACAGGCCGATAGGctgacagacagacggacggcaTAGGGGGACccatttttttcgacttttccaccatcgtaatgtcatgttcgattttaatttttttacgaacGCAATATTCGCCATATAGTTACTATCTGTcgcaaaaaaaatcactttaaagTTCACTATTTAAGTGCATTcaaaaacctgaatatttgctctttttcttagaaaatgaaatatatttcattcaaatccattaactcaatacgattagttttgatttGAAGgcaattcctacaaaaatacaaacaaattatctcctaTAGTTGGGGGTCATGTGAAACCTAAGAGAACCTCCCTTTCCCCTGGATCTACCATTGAGCAGTGGACATCACAAAGCTATTTTAACCGACTTAAAGGTATTtgtcaaaacctttttttgtgCTTGAATTTTCCTTTTAGTTACTTTGCTTTCAGTTGCTACTCGAAACAGTGTTCTATTAAAAACGACAGTTGCATCCCATCCCTTAAACGCTTTTGCTGTAGGAAACAATCGTATGTTCAAAAATTTGCATTAGTTCAACCTTGAACTCGGTTTTAGACTCACTGTTGAGTATAGAGATTGTTTTCATCTACACATCAAGAATGGAAAACGTTTTCTAGTTTTTTCCTCCTGTAAACAGAATTTTAAAACCTGTGTAAAGGCATTGGTATCAATTTTTAAGCCTAGGTGCACATTGCTCAGGTTAATACAGCAAAAGGAACTTCATTTGTAGTCAACTACATTCTTggaacttaaattttgaataaagcaacaagttaaaagattaaatggaattgttcagaaaataaataattcatagagtaataaaattcagctttcagttgaataaaaaaaaacaagattaatTATAATTGTGACATTAGTTGACTTGATTAAATAGTTAggcagatttttcttgactaactttccagtcaactttccaataaagttgccttaattttgccttaaacttgccttactttcaagtcccttgtgGCGCCTGAACCTTCCTATTTGCTTTTTAATAACGAGCTATGACACAGTCAGTCTTACAATACTCACAAATCAATTGAATTACAAACACATACTTGCGATGTCACTGCGTCGTTTTTTGAATATAAGACGCAAATGCTTCATCTCTGTGTAACTAATCTTTACTAAGAAGAAAATATGCCCCGAGATTTAGTCtgtattcaattaattttataaaatctaacattttgtcaaaattattatttcactaAGCTTAATTGaagacttttaatttttttaaactgtctaaTATATGGATTTCGTAatgcttcaaataaaaaaattacgcAAAATTTGTGATCAAAAATTATACATCaagtcttttcaaatttttaaaatggctaCATAATAAGAGAGTTTTTTCAGTTTGACATTAATTATATTAATGTGGACGCGACGGTATCACATTCTTCTTTTTGCATGATCatgtagtttattttaaaactaatacaGCTAATTTTTCAGTAAGAAAActttctttgaaatttaattacacATTTTTGGAAAACTATTGCTTGCCTTACAATAAAATACTTACACACATAATTCAGCTTTCACTAGTTGCCTTGCTGTGTTTTGTTCATTGACAACAAACATCCAATttcctgaaaaataaaaaaataaatataataattcagCATTTTCACTTTATTTGTACCCCTATTCCACTTCAAATCTTTAACCACTTATTAAATCTTCATAAAGATTcatacatttgtttttctattgtcAATATTTCATTTTCTATGATTAGCTATGTTGTGTATATTTTGCGTACAAAAATTTTCTGTGTAAAAATGCCAAAATAGCAAAGAATGAATCGAACTGTTTAAAAGTGATTGAAGGATAaccacatttttataaaaacaaggatttcatattgttaaaattactaactaaaaaagtaaataagccCAAGTGtactgttttttaaatagaattaaagTGTATGATTTTGTGATTTGACTAATATGTTCTAATTCAACTAATGGTTACTCATTTAGAAGTAAGAATTTACTGTACCTTTGCTATTGAGAGCTGCTTGAGGCATTATAAATTGGCTTGATGTCTGACACAAGGTCGACCTTCCTTCACTCTGTCTCTTCACACGATGTCGATGATTTTCCCTATTGACGCCAACTATATCGTAGAGATTTAAGTTCATGGATACATCCCTAGTTGAAACAGGGGAAGTCATATTCCTAGCTGATGAAGTCAGCTCTTGTACAGCCTTTTTAGCTCTAGTACTGAGATCTCGAACATATCGCTTAAACCATGCTGCTGGTGAGTAGTTGGTGGTTTTAGCATTATTTTGGTCCGATGGAAGgatatttgtgtatttattcCTATTCGTAGCCTGTTGTTGGCCAGATGAAGTATAGATGAgaaatctttaagaaaaaagaattaagaacatAAGAGGAAAACATAAAACTACATAAAGTCAAAACATACTTAGCTGTGTCTGCATTATGAGGCTTTGGTATGTAAATCGGTTCTGGATAACCATTATTTGCTGCTGGGCCAACAGTCAACGAGGGTGATGTAGAAAAAGCATTATTATTCGCTGGAGAAGTCTTGCTCCGATTTGGACCATCATATTTATAGCCATTGAAGTTATTCGATCCATAGGGATGTTGCGTTTGAGTTTGCGTATTGAAAATCAGCGCTGGATCATAGAAATTGTGAATGTCAGCAATTGGAAGATTGAGAGCGTCGAATTCCTCCCATGTCTCATCGACGATAATACTTTTGGCTTCATAGCCCCATTTATGCACGAGGTGTTTTATGAGGTATCTaaagattaaacaaaaattattttattataaaaactcgCAGAGGTAAAGTAAAGTGTTAGAAGGGAAACGATATGCCAACTTTCTATTTCAGAATCGCAAGGAACAACAACAAGAGTTTCAAGATCAAGATAGTTTTAAATGGCTCAATCTGAGTAACTATGATTACGTGATTAGACAATATAAACAAGCCCCATTTGAATTTGATATATGGGATCGAACAATTGTTGATATAAGTTTCTCCTTCCACCTGCGGCATAAAGTAGCAACAGTTCGGTGTTATAAACTATGTTAAAATACACGTAGCCTGAGGTACTAATTTGGTATTCCTATAACGCCTCTTATATCAACGGGACCGAAGAGATATGTGTACTCGTACAATATGCTTTGGGCGACTTGAATGCATGCTAATGTACAAATGAcggtacaatttttcaatttgttgttgGAGAAAATGACGTATGGAATTTATTTATCATAAACTGATCAAGtgaacatatttatatttatgtgacagttgatagttgatagacTCGTGTGACGAGGGAATTTAAGTGTTGTTTTGAATGAAATGCAGGGGCCTTTCATTAAATTGTAAGTCACGATTATATAAGACACAAGTCAGTTTTCGTCAAGTTTGTGATATTGTgggcatatttttatattttggtaacgtaagtttttgtttatattaaaataacctACATTCATTGCAATCCAAACGTTGGGTATATTTATTAAAGTATAGAACTTCTGATGGGGATAACTGTCCGAATATCTGTTACTAGAATTGAATTTTGTGACTTTTTTCAATATACCATGGAAAATTACCATACACAAGACCTATCTTCAGCTCATCtttttggtgcggtttatatGACAAATCATATCAGGAAATGAAGCTGTCATTtggtcaattcattttttttttatataagcgcacactcagggggataatactacccttataaGGTAGACACAGTCTGAGCACTAGAAAAGGAAGAGAGGTGTTGAAAGGAggtatcggtgcacattggatttgaattcttgaatattgcaatggctgggaaagacagagtgtggcaaggttttccacattcgcatagtacggctaaagaacgaatctctgtacttgacagtacgaccgcaGTTGGTCTCGAGAGTGCACTGGTGAGCTTGAGTAATGGTCTGGCTGTTGCCAGATTAGAGGGGGAGAAAATTTCTTGCAtagccttagaaaacccaaatatcttgcggtatttttggtgacatcgcgaatgtgatcgttccacaaaaggtggttggtgatacgaataccgagaatatcgagatgttcagtctcctcgatgcaagtgccatctatggataatggctaggcggtatatctcgctttaacgatacaacaCAGCATTATGTTTtccaagcattaaattctacgtgGTTTTTtcttccccattgtacaatgctgtttaggtcgaaatttaatgagcttatcatatttcagcgttgcagttccacattcgaaggtgAGAGATataattggattagaagttgcagacaggagatcattaataaaaatgagaaagagtggtggagataaaacggagccctgtggcacaccagcattgATTTTATGGCTTTCttgacttgaatccatccaatacaacttgtattaaacgatttgaaaagtaattactaatttaataaaagagggattcataaaaatccaaagcACGCATTtacgataagagagcttggtgccaaaccctatcaaatgcttttgaaatatcaagtgcaataatcttactttctcgaaaacgatgtaaagatttgctccactattcggtgagatgaactatgagatctacagtggaccttttgctgcgaaagccgtactgccgctcattaagaagcttccgttccttaagatatttcttaagctgataattgaccagcgtttctatgaccttggaaaaaagggataaaagtgcaatcggtcgataattagagagtgaggaagattcgacttttttgggaataggctggacaaatcgTGTGATATTGGATCACTTTTTGTGGGGATAAATCAAATATCTCCGGAATTGCCCAGGTCCAGTTGGCTAATAAATAGAAAGTACAGGGTTTTACAGGGGTTATGTAAAGCCGATTGTTTGCATATATAAACTCAAGTTGATTGAAAATTTGAAGGAAAATATTCGGCTCCTTTTTCCTGACATACGAAACAAAAGTGAtcctgtttgaaaaaaagatgtcaaaaattgtagatcTCACAGTCACAtgccaaaaatcatttttaaaacataatagtTAAGACTTATCTATATATACTTTCTTAAACAACCTTTGTTTAACTCCAAAATAGTAAAGGGAGGGAATTATGcttcagaactttaaaaaattaacaaaaagaaaaacaactattTAATAGCTATTATCTTGGttttacaaaatgtaaacaagaaTCATTACTACCCATATGGAGTATATAACTTCGATACAAGGTTAAAAGCTTTCTCGGCTAGACTCTTATTCTTACCTACACATACAATTAATCTACTTAAATAATTGTTAACAACCATAAGAAGCTTGTCTTCtgacaaatatttgtgtaaaatattcttcccatatacaaaaaatgtaatatttataataactcGATATAATGACCttgaatacaaatacaaaacatcGGTCTCCATCTAATTCCATAAACCACGCGGTCTTATTCTCTTACTACCCACAAACTtataaccaaacaaaaaattacgatgaaaaaaaaaagaatttataaaagtaGAAACAccataatattataaaagtCAAAAACTGGTAGACGAAGTAGTATCAGTTTGGTGTTCGTATTCGGCTAACATATTATTGGCCTTCaggtttcaattaattaattcctGATCCAAAATACCGGCTGTCTTtctattcgattcgattcgaaagaaaatcaatttggatTAACTACCCTAGgttaatcttataaaaattgatatttgtttgcatatttttcttCGAATTCGAAACAATCTATTTCAATGCAAAGACTCGATGCGTGACTCATGGGGCCACAActcttttgtataa
This window contains:
- the LOC129945703 gene encoding protein spaetzle 5, with amino-acid sequence MCPHNNQKIMLSINLSSSTRFLLGRIFVILVYFASVFSTPPSCGLYGSPPCQFLPAPPGQTPSCARPGRTYCEHVDNYPTYLIKHLVHKWGYEAKSIIVDETWEEFDALNLPIADIHNFYDPALIFNTQTQTQHPYGSNNFNGYKYDGPNRSKTSPANNNAFSTSPSLTVGPAANNGYPEPIYIPKPHNADTAKFLIYTSSGQQQATNRNKYTNILPSDQNNAKTTNYSPAAWFKRYVRDLSTRAKKAVQELTSSARNMTSPVSTRDVSMNLNLYDIVGVNRENHRHRVKRQSEGRSTLCQTSSQFIMPQAALNSKGNWMFVVNEQNTARQLVKAELCVSTVCANLCQLPNGYTSRCEQKFVQKRLIALQGNGENLYTDSFWFPSCCVCTIASSLM